From the Erythrolamprus reginae isolate rEryReg1 chromosome Z, rEryReg1.hap1, whole genome shotgun sequence genome, one window contains:
- the LOC139153125 gene encoding GTPase IMAP family member 9-like: MFWESTTQTCQKEETPLKGKKVAVVDTPGFSHRYCLYKDIVAEANKRVRFCSPGLHVILHGMSPFHFMAQQIKESFGHKAQDYTILLFTCKDDLGGRSLAKVIPSRHEHLKEYIAECRNRILAFDNKAEGEEREAQVAELMTMIDALVERNRNAPCYMMKVHKRL; this comes from the coding sequence ATGTTTTGGGAGTCAACAACACAAACGTGCCAAAAGGAGGAGACACCGCTGAAGGGCAAGAAAGTTGCGGTTGTTGATACACCTGGGTTTTCCCATCGCTATTGTCTGTACAAGGATATTGTTGCAGAAGCGAACAAGCGGGTGAGGTTTTGTTCCCCGGGCCTCCACGTCATTCTGCATGGGATGAGTCCTTTCCATTTCATGGCTCAGCAGATCAAAGAGAGTTTTGGCCATAAAGCCCAGGATTACACAATCCTCTTGTTCACCTGCAAAGATGACCTGGGAGGTCGATCTCTAGCAAAGGTGATACCTTCCAGACATGAACACCTGAAGGAATATATTGCTGAATGCAGGAACCGGATATTGGCTTTCGACAACAAGGCCGAAGgggaagaacgggaggctcaggtgGCTGAACTGATGACCATGATTGATGCTCTGGTGGAAAGGAACAGAAATGCTCCTTGTTACATGATGAAGGTCCACAAAAGACTCTGA